The DNA sequence CTCAATCTTCATCAAACGTTCATTTACGGATTTCGCAATCTCATTCGACTTTTTTAATGCTGTACCTGGTGGCAAAACCACATTCAGTTGTGCCACACCTTCATTAAACGGAGGAAGAAAGTCCCGTTCCAGACTCGCCAGTGCTACAAAAGCAACAGCTACACCAGACACGCCGAATAATAACATTATTTTTGCGTAGCGGAGACTTAGAGAAATTGCGCCACCAGCGGCCCATTTCAGAAATCTTAAAAGTGGTCCATCCTTTTCACTCTCCATCAGCTTCGCCCGTGAGAGCAACCAGTAGGACAAGACAGGCGTTAATGTCAGGGATACAAGTAAAGAAGATAGAATCGAAACAATATAAGCTACACCAAGCGGTGCAAAGAGCCTGCCTTCCATGCCTGACAGAGCGAATAGCGGAATAAACACCAGTACGACAATCATTGTTCCGAAAACAATGGAATTGCGGATTTCGACACTCGCCTGAAAGACGACAAGAAGCGGGGGCTTCGGATTCTCCGCATGACGATTTTCACGAAGTCGACGAAAAATATTTTCGACATCAACAATGGCATCGTCGACTAGTTCGCCAATCGCCACAGCTAACCCGCCAAGAGTCATTGTGTTGATGGAAAGCCCGAAAGCAGTGAAGACCAGAGCGGTAATGGCGAGCGAAAGTGGGATTGCGGTCAATGTAATGAACGTCGTTCGAAAATTCATCAGGAACAGAAACAGGATAATGACAACCAGAATGCCGCCGTCTCGGAGCGCCTCGATTACATTCTCAATGGCCCGATCAATGAAGGCCTTCTGCGAGTACAACTCCGGCTGAATACGGATATCGTCCGGCAGTGATGGTTTGAGTTCTTCAAGCGCCTTCATGACCTGATCGGTAACTTCACGCGTGTCTGCGGTGGGCTGCTTGTTTACGGTCAGGACAACAGCCGGACCACCAGAAAACTCACCGTTCTCGTTTCGAATATACGCCGAGCTATCACCACGTTTGACTTGTGGCCCTTCCATGACCTTGGCCACTTGCGAAAGTCGTACTGGTCGCCCCTCGCGCATTATTACCACAACTTTTTTTAAATCATCAATCGTTTGCACGCGTCCAATCGCTCGTACGAGAAATTCATTCGGCCCTTGATCATCAAGATAGCCACCCGTTGCATTCTCGTTACTCTCCGCGCAAGCCCTTTTAACGTCGTGGAGTGTGACACCATATTTCAGTAGCTTGTCGGGGTCAACGAGCACTTGATACTGCATCCGCCCTCCACCCATCGTGAATACCTGGGAAACACCAGGAATGGTGAGCAGTCTTTGTCGAACAACCCAGTCAGCAAGTGTTCGTACCTCCAACGGTGAAGTTTTCTCGTCTTCGCTCCACATACCAATCATGATAATCTGGCCCATGATCGATGAAATGGGGGCTAGTTGAGGTCTTACTCCTTCCGGCATGCGATCCTGCACGAGTTGCAACCGCTCCATTACGATCTGCCGGTCGTTGTAGATATTGGTACCCCAGTCGAATTCGACATAAATCACCGAGATACCGACGCCAGCAGAACTGCGAACTGCTTCGACTCCATTGGCACCATTGATAGCGGTTTCGAGTGGAAATGTGATAAGCGACTCGACTTCTTCGGGTGCCATTCCTGGCGCCTCAGTCATTACAACGACTCGTGGCCGGTTCAGATTTGGAAAAACATCTATATCCATTTGGAGTGTTTGCCATCCACCAAACCCCAGCAGAAATAATGAGAATACAACAACTAGTAAGCGCTGACGTAGAGCAAAGCGAATTATGGAATTTAACATTGTTAGGTCCTCTTAGTGGTTATGTCCGGCATGAGGATCAACGCCACCGCCAGCTTTGTTCTTTAGTGCCACCTGCATTTGATGCGCTCCAGAAAGCGCGATCGCATCACCCGAAAACAGCGAACCATCATTGGCAATAACCACCGAATATTGATCGCTGTATTCAACGTGAACTGGTACACGGTCGAAATGGTCTCCGTTCTCGAGAAATACGTAGAACTCCGCCCCTTCCTGTGCCACAGCATCAATCGGCAACACAATTTTATTTTTCCAGTGCTCTACAGGAACACGGAGTCGCAATCGTTGGCCCGGTTTATATTTCCAATCGATAAAGTAATGACCATCATTGGTTTTTTTATTTCGTTCAATTTCGTTTGTAAGCCCCACGTAGAAGTGCATTGCGCGAGAGGACGGGACTACTTGGTTCGCGACATAGACGAACTTCAATCCATTGATGATCTCTGAATGTAGTTGGTTATCTTCACGAACAGCTGATACAGCTGATTCATTGCGCGCTGCAGCATGTAGTTCGTTACTGTCTTGCTCAAACGCATTTCCTTTGATGTATAGTTCGCTAAAATCCGCAAGAATACACAAAGTCTGCCCCGATTGGACGGACTGCCCTTTAATAATTTGCAAGTCCTGTACCACAAATGAGGACGTTTGCTTCTTTGATTTCTGGTTGCTATCTTGTGAAATATCAGAGACTTGTCTAAGGAGAGGTTCAGGTAACTGTAATTCGTTACCCTGCCCACTAGCAGGAGCATACACTAAGAGTTCGCGAATTAATTTTCGCTTTGATTCAATTTGAGAAATTTGAGTCTCTGATAGTCCATGTAGTAAGAGAGCTTCTTTCTGTGCGCTTAATATGGCATTTAATTTTTGTCTTGCATATTCTCGTTCCAAAATTACCTTCCCAGCCACGATGCCAGATGTGATCTTCTCTAAACGAGCGATTTCACGGTTTTCAACTTCTAATTCACCTATTGTTTGTAAGAATTTTGTTTGAGCCTGGACGAGATCTTCATGTGTGAGACGAATTTTAAACATTAACATTCCAGAACGAATGGCTTCTCCTTCAATGATGTGTATCTGAGTTACGATACCAGTCATGGGAGCGGTAATATGGATTCGTGTCCGTCCAGGACGTTCAACGATCATCGCTGGAATGTTCAAGGTTCGTTCATAGGTCTGCAACGCGACTTCACCAACAATCAATCCAATATTACGCCGCGCCTGCTCAGAGAGCTCCAAAGACGTTGAGTCCTCATGCGCATGACTAGGATCACCGTGGTTGTGACCACTGTGGCCGATGTCTTCTCCCTGGCTACCAGCAAGATTTTCGCCTGATTGTTTATTGATTAGTGAGAATTTTTGCTTGACGAGTGGAAGCCAAGTGTCACGAACACCCCAGCAAATTCCCGATATGAGGAGTACAGCTATTAAGCCGTACCATTTGAGCGAAATATCGCTTAATTGAAATCGCATGATACTATCCCGCGCTATCAGCGCAACAGAACACCATTTAGGTGAAAAGATACTAGGAAAGAAGAACGGACTTAGGTGCCAAGTGACACGCAAATTGCGCAGAAGAACTGTGACCCGGTCAGTTTACAGTTGAGAAGAGGCGTAGACCGCCTAGACCAGCCAGACCTGTTTGCGCAAGCGCATACTGGTGGATATTGAGTTAACCGGAATATCTCGACGGTACTCAATGCGTGTGGTAGATACATTGATAGAAGTGACTATCGGTGCAACTTCAAGTGAAGTTGCTTTTACCAATGCAGTTAATTCAATAGGAGATGAGCTTACATATGTACAAGAGCTTTCCTCACATGGAATATGGTCGTGCTCGTGATTCTCTGGGTTATTGTGTGAGGAGTTGCTAGCTATTGTATCAGTGTGATTGTGCGAAACCCAAGCTGTTGCGTGCATAGACAAACAAAGTGAAGTAAGCTGAGAACTCTCTTTATGCTCATGGTGAGGTATGTCATTGTGTGCATGCGTATGATGATAGCAACAACCAAGCAATGCATGAAACACTATGGATAAAGCAGCTAAAGTGCTTAACATACTGTTTGCCATGATTCTTGGGTACCTTTGAAGATATGCTATATTTATTATTAATAACAAGCAAGTAATTATTGCATATTGACAGTTTTAGGTCAATCTCTAAATTTATTTATAATATAATTACAGCTAGAAGTAAATGTGTTGTTGATCTTGCCCCCAACCTTGTACCAGTTGGAATGTTAGAAATCCAAGTTTTAATCATCCCTGGCGCGCCAGGGATGATTTTTTCGCAGTGCGTCAGGCATGACGCGCAGCGTCACGACCTGACGCTGTCAACCGGTAAGCGAAAGCGATCCGGGAAGTGACTTGTCGGGTGTAAGTCCCGATGGAGGCCTTGATGACAGGAACTCTTAGCCGAACTGCAAGGGTGTCCACCGCGAGGTGGAATCTGAAGGAAGCAGCAGGCAAACTCCTGGCCCGAGGAACACGAATCACATATGAGGCGCCGGTTGGATGGGCGAGAGGGCTGTAAGACTCGAAGCCCGATGTCATCTGGATCGAATCGGCGTATATGTGGCGGGTATATGGGAGGAAAGTCACGCGTCTTACCCTGAGAGATCTGAAACGGTGCCGTCTGGCTAGTGCCTCTGCAAGGAGTCGCGATGCCGTTTCAGAAGTCAGCCGAGGCCATAGGATAAAGCAACAAACATTCTGTAAATTTCCGGGGCCTTCGGTCTCTGTGATCAGCATTAAATTGTCAGGTATCTCATGCCGGTTTCCCAGTCGTCGCTGAGTTCCACCAGGACCGCGGTCACCAGCCTCAGCAACGACTCCTCATTGGGAAACAGTCCCGCTACGCGGGTACGCCGTTTTAATTCCTTATTCTGCCGTTCGAGCATGTTTGTGGTTCGCATCCGCTTGCGATGACCGGCAGGGATGGTGAATACGGTCAGTCCCTCGGGGATATTTTCTTCCGCCCAACTCGCCAGTTTCGGAGCTGTTTTTTCATGAGTGGAAACGAACCGTTTCAGTTCATTCAGCGCATCATCCAGGTCTCTGGCATTAAAGATATTGCGTAATTCATCGCTCACCTGTTTGCGCAAATGAACCTTGGGAACGTATTGCATCGCGTTTTGCATCAAATGAAACTGGCAACGCTGCCAGGGCGTGCCAGCGAGCATGTTCTGTCGTGCCGCTTTCAGACCTTCGTGTGCATCACTGACGATCAGCTTCACGCCATGCAGGCCGCGCTGGTTGAGTGAACCCAGGAATTCACGCCAATGGACTTCGGCTTCGGAGAGCGACACAGACACTCCAAGCACGCTCCGGTGACCGCTGGCCAGGACGCCGATCGCAATCAGCACGGCACAGTCCCGCACGCTGCCCTCCACGCGAACTTTTTCATAGCGGGCGTCGAGGATCAGGTATTCCACCTGCCCCAGCGGTCGATTACGCCACGTTTCCAGCTCTTCGTCGAGCAGTTTCGCTGCCCGACTGACCTGTGTACTGGTGACATCAAAGCCACAGAGTTCGGTGGTAATTTTGGCGACCTTACGGGTAGAGACGCCTTGAACATACATTTCAGCGATTGCCAGCTTCAGTGCGCGTTCACTCCGTTCGCCTCGTTCCAGTGCAGAGGGATAAAAGTCGCCATCGCGTGTCTGTGGCACTTGCAGTTCCAGCTTTCCGAGGCGACTTTGAAATGATTTCGGCTTGAAACCGTTGGCATAAGAACGGCGTGTTACGCTGCGTTGATACGGTTCGGCACCGAGGTATTCGGAACGTTCCAGCTTCATCGCTTCGTTGAACAGGATCTGGAGTGCTTGCGACATTTCATCGAACCCATGATCGGCCAGGAGCTGGACAGCGTCGAGAATGTTGTTAGATTGTTGTTGGTGGGCCATGGTTGCAGTTCCTTTTCTGTTGTGGAAAACATTAAAAAGAAACCGATCTGGCCCACCCTTTCAAGGGCTCGCCGGAGTGGTGCTTGTTATTTTCGCTACGCTCAAATAACAAGCACCACTCCGCCACACAGATAATTTACAGAAGAGATGTTACAGTAACGGCCATAGTAGCGCTGTATTGAGTGGCGTGAAGGGCCGAACCTTTTAACCTGTTTGATGCAGAAATTTCGATGTCCGATAACAGACGCAGACCGAAGGCTGAGATGCCTGAGCAACGATCGAGAGCAGGCGGCGGAACCGCCCAGGGTAAGTCGTCTGCGCGTCAAACGGACTCGGCAAGGACTGATCCCATCAGACTACCAGCGTTCTTTACTTTAGAGGAGGTACTCAGTCGAGAAAACATGTTGACTGCTTACCGGCGTGTGGTTCGTAATCAGGGAGCCCCCGGCGTCGACGGTGTGACCGTTGATCAACTGTGGGATCGCTGTTGCCAGCGCTGGGAAGCGATTCGGGAGGAACTGCTCAGCGGAACTTATCGTCCTGATCCCGTTCGGAAGGTGGAAATCCCCAAACCGGGAGGGAAAGGGATGCGGATGCTGGGCATACCAACGGTCATGGACCGACTGATCCAACAGGCACTGTTGCAGGTGCTAACGCGGTTATATGATCCCACGTTCTCGGAAAGCAGCTTCGGCTTCCGTCCGGGTCGTAGCGCCCATCAGGCGCTGGATCGAGCCAAAGCGCACATTGCAGCCGGCCAACGTTGGGTTGTCGACCTGGATCTGGAAAAGTTCTTTGACCGCGTGAACCATGATGTACTGATGGGACGTCTGGCACAACGGATCAAGGATCGACGCATCCTGAAACTGATTCGAGCCTATTTACAGGCAGGGATCATGGAAGGGGGCGTCGTCAGCCCACGCAGCGAAGGAACCCCCGATAACTCCACCGGGGTCTGATTTCCCAGTGAGCTGTGCGGGCGGTTTTCGTTGTAGTCCAGCCGCCACTGGTCAACTTGTTCCTGAGCGTCTGTCAGGCTTAAAAACCAATGCTGGTTTAAACATTCCTGACGAACCCGCCCGTTGAACGATTCAATATACGCATTATCGGTCGGTTTTCCCAGCCGACTGAAATCCAGAGTAACGTTGTTGAAGTAAGCCCATCAGTCCAAACTCTTTGAAATGAACTCGGGCCCGTTATCCACACGGATTGACTGAGGACAGTCTCGAGCCGCTTTGACGCGATCCAGAGCTGCCACCACATCATCTCCAGTCAGCCGTGTTCCCACCTGAATGGCCAGACTCTCACGACTAGTGTAGTGATTTAAAATTGTGGGAACTTATTTGGTAGAGTTGTCGTCTGATTTTCCAGATAAGGAGAATTGAGACGTGCGTATTGCAATTGCTGTCACATTGACAGCTGCAGAACGAATATTGCTGACTACGTGGTCGCGGGGGCGGAGCACGCCAGCCCGACTGGTACTGCGAGCCAAGATGATTCTCGCGGCAGCTCAAGGTCGCGAGAATAAAGACATTGCAGTGGAACTCGGTTGTACCAGGCGAACTGTCGGTACGTGGCAAAATCGATTTGCCGAGAAACGAATGGTGGGGATTGAAGCAGACGCCCCCCGAGTTGGACCTGCATTTAATTGTGGACAACTACGCCATTCACAAGCACCCCAAGGTGCAGAACTGGCTGAAGCGTCACAAGCGATTTTACATTCACTTCACACCGACAAGCAGTTTGTGGCTGAACGTCATCGAACGCTGGTTCCGCGACATTACCCAGGACCGTATCCGGAATGGCGTGTTCAAAAGCGTCTCGCAACTGGAGCAGGCGATATGATCGGAAGATCTACAAACATCGCAACCAGATCGAACGGTTCTTAGGGAGAATCAAACGCTGTCGACGTGTGGCCACTCGCTACGAGGAAAAAGCCACCAACTTCGCCGGCTTTATCTGACTGTCAGCATTCGTTACAGATATCATCCGAATGTCCGTACTATCTAGGGCTGCGGTCGTTTCGTGCTTTACCCAGGATGGCGGTACAAGACCGTTGTCGCGGTACCAAGTCGAAGTATCACGTCGCAGCGCGGCAACCATAGTGGGCAGCGTTTCACGCAATGAACGGCTAGGTTGCCAGCCCAGTGCATCGCTCGCACGGGTGATGACAAGCGCATAGTGATCGTCCGCCAAGTCAACCATCCACGGCTTGATGAAAGGCTCCTCCGCGAACGGCATGTGATCTTGAAATCACGCACCCGTCTTGGCAACCGACTTCGGGATCACGGTCGTTTCCCAAGGCTCACCATGA is a window from the Gimesia benthica genome containing:
- a CDS encoding IS256 family transposase; protein product: MAHQQQSNNILDAVQLLADHGFDEMSQALQILFNEAMKLERSEYLGAEPYQRSVTRRSYANGFKPKSFQSRLGKLELQVPQTRDGDFYPSALERGERSERALKLAIAEMYVQGVSTRKVAKITTELCGFDVTSTQVSRAAKLLDEELETWRNRPLGQVEYLILDARYEKVRVEGSVRDCAVLIAIGVLASGHRSVLGVSVSLSEAEVHWREFLGSLNQRGLHGVKLIVSDAHEGLKAARQNMLAGTPWQRCQFHLMQNAMQYVPKVHLRKQVSDELRNIFNARDLDDALNELKRFVSTHEKTAPKLASWAEENIPEGLTVFTIPAGHRKRMRTTNMLERQNKELKRRTRVAGLFPNEESLLRLVTAVLVELSDDWETGMRYLTI
- a CDS encoding efflux RND transporter permease subunit is translated as MLNSIIRFALRQRLLVVVFSLFLLGFGGWQTLQMDIDVFPNLNRPRVVVMTEAPGMAPEEVESLITFPLETAINGANGVEAVRSSAGVGISVIYVEFDWGTNIYNDRQIVMERLQLVQDRMPEGVRPQLAPISSIMGQIIMIGMWSEDEKTSPLEVRTLADWVVRQRLLTIPGVSQVFTMGGGRMQYQVLVDPDKLLKYGVTLHDVKRACAESNENATGGYLDDQGPNEFLVRAIGRVQTIDDLKKVVVIMREGRPVRLSQVAKVMEGPQVKRGDSSAYIRNENGEFSGGPAVVLTVNKQPTADTREVTDQVMKALEELKPSLPDDIRIQPELYSQKAFIDRAIENVIEALRDGGILVVIILFLFLMNFRTTFITLTAIPLSLAITALVFTAFGLSINTMTLGGLAVAIGELVDDAIVDVENIFRRLRENRHAENPKPPLLVVFQASVEIRNSIVFGTMIVVLVFIPLFALSGMEGRLFAPLGVAYIVSILSSLLVSLTLTPVLSYWLLSRAKLMESEKDGPLLRFLKWAAGGAISLSLRYAKIMLLFGVSGVAVAFVALASLERDFLPPFNEGVAQLNVVLPPGTALKKSNEIAKSVNERLMKIEGVEAFSRRTGRAELDEHAEGVNVSEMIISFDPESDRGREVVIEDIRHAMEDIPGIVTTVEQPLAHLISHMISGVKAQVGIKIYGDDLNILRQKAQEMAAVMREIEGVTDLLVEPQVEIPQLRIQLDRDQLELYGLTPSYVNEYISTAMNGEVVSSVLLGQRTFDLLVRMDEKYREDMEALKRLSIDLPNGGTTPLSSLAKLYKSSGPNTINRELVRRRIVIQCNVTGRGLVDVVAEMQLAQKPVIESLPSGYFVEYGGQFESEKSASRTIGILFGVSMFGVLMVLYTMFRSINFSLQVMMALPMAFIGSVIALLITGQTLTVAAMVGFISLGGIASRNGILLLNHYLHLVRYEGESWSKEMIIRAGQERLAPVLMTALTSGIGLVPLALSAGEPGKEILYPVATVILGGLISSTILEFFIRPALLWTFGRKAGERIVESTTTEIPLMEESLESQQPVHDILKS
- a CDS encoding efflux RND transporter periplasmic adaptor subunit, encoding MRFQLSDISLKWYGLIAVLLISGICWGVRDTWLPLVKQKFSLINKQSGENLAGSQGEDIGHSGHNHGDPSHAHEDSTSLELSEQARRNIGLIVGEVALQTYERTLNIPAMIVERPGRTRIHITAPMTGIVTQIHIIEGEAIRSGMLMFKIRLTHEDLVQAQTKFLQTIGELEVENREIARLEKITSGIVAGKVILEREYARQKLNAILSAQKEALLLHGLSETQISQIESKRKLIRELLVYAPASGQGNELQLPEPLLRQVSDISQDSNQKSKKQTSSFVVQDLQIIKGQSVQSGQTLCILADFSELYIKGNAFEQDSNELHAAARNESAVSAVREDNQLHSEIINGLKFVYVANQVVPSSRAMHFYVGLTNEIERNKKTNDGHYFIDWKYKPGQRLRLRVPVEHWKNKIVLPIDAVAQEGAEFYVFLENGDHFDRVPVHVEYSDQYSVVIANDGSLFSGDAIALSGAHQMQVALKNKAGGGVDPHAGHNH